One window of Nicotiana tomentosiformis chromosome 11, ASM39032v3, whole genome shotgun sequence genomic DNA carries:
- the LOC104101339 gene encoding probable leucine-rich repeat receptor-like protein kinase At1g35710 translates to MARIGHLPSVILLIFSLSLIQSVVVQCKTLKRDVKALNEIKASLGWRVVYAWVGDDPCGDGDLPPWSGVTCSTQGDYRVVTELEVYAVSIVGPFPTAVTNLLDLTKLDLHNNKLTGPLPPQIGRLKRLKILNVRWNKLQDVIPPEIGELKQLTHLYLSFNNFKGEIPKELANLPELRYLHLHENHFTGRIPPELGTLQHLRHLDVGNNRLVGTIRELIRIEGCFPVLRNLYLNNNYLTGGIPAQLANLTNLEILYLSYNKMTGVIPYSIAHIPKLTYLYLDHNQFSGRIPDAFYKHPFLKEMYIEENAFRPGVKPIGLHKVLELTDADFLV, encoded by the exons ATGGCTCGCATTGGTCATCTACCTTCAGTAATTCTCCTGATCTTCTCGTTATCCTTGATCCAGAGCGTTGTCGTTCAGTGTAAAACCCTCAAGCGTGACG TGAAAGCTTTGAATGAAATTAAGGCATCTCTTGGATGGAGAGTGGTGTATGCATGGGTTGGAGATGATCCTTGTGGAGATGGTGATTTACCTCCATGGTCTGGTGTTACATGTTCCACACAGGGTGATTATAGAGTAGTTACCGAATT GGAGGTTTATGCTGTTTCAATTGTTGGCCCATTTCCTACTGCTGTCACTAACTTATTGGATCTTACTAAATT GGATCTGCATAATAACAAGCTGACCGGTCCTCTTCCTCCTCAAATTGGGCGTTTGAAGCGTCTTAAAATATT AAATGTAAGGTGGAATAAACTGCAAGATGTCATTCCACCTGAAATAGGTGAACTAAAGCAGCTAACACATCT CTACCTaagttttaataatttcaaaggcGAAATTCCTAAGGAGCTTGCTAATCTTCCTGAACTTCGTTATCTCCATCTGCATGAAAATCATTTTACTGGGCGAATTCCACCTGAATTGGGTACCTTACAGCATCTTCGGCACCT GGATGTTGGTAACAATCGTTTGGTTGGAACTATAAGAGAACTCATACGTATTGAAGGATGCTTTCCAGTTCTCCGCAACCT TTACTTAAATAATAATTATCTTACTGGAGGCATTCCAGCACAGCTTGCAAACTTGACGAACTTGGAGATCTT ATATCTATCTTACAACAAGATGACAGGAGTTATACCATATAGCATTGCTCATATTCCTAAGTTAACTTACTT GTATCTCGATCACAATCAATTTTCTGGGAGAATCCCCGACGCCTTCTACAAGCACCCTTTCTTAAAAGAAAT GTACATTGAAGAAAACGCGTTCAGGCCTGGTGTAAAACCAATTGGCTTGCACAAAGTGCTAGAACTTACGGATGCAGATTTCCTTGTTTAG